The window CCTCTTGGCCGCGGGCTCGTCGCCTCGTGGGTTCGCGTATCCCGCTGCGCTTCATCCACCTTGGCAAAAAGGGGATCTCGAGCGCGGGGAATTTTGTGCACCGGCGGGGCGTGAATGTGAGGCTTCATTCCTTCAGGCGAAACAATGCGATCGATTCTACGGCGCATGACCTCGTAGCACTCGCATGCCGCTGCTTCGAGCCGCGGTCTGTCAATCTCGATCAAGCCCCGCCGATTGGATCGGATAGCACGCGACGTCCGGAGCTTGTGCACGACGTGCGTCACGGTCGTTCGACGTACTCCAAGCAACTCCGAAAGCGCCTCTTGCGTCAGCGGCAGGAATTCACTGTCAACTCGATCGTGGATGTGGAGCAGCCACCGGGCCAAGCGGGCCTCGACCGAGTGCAGCGCATTGCAGGCGGCCACGTGCTGGAATTGTGTCAATAGCGCCCTGGTGTAGATCTGGACCACGTGTTTGATAGCGTCACTACGGCCGAGAGCCGCCTGAAATCCTCTTGGAGAAATTTGCAATGAGGTTCCGGCCACGCGCACGACCGCCGTCACCGGAGAACGGGAGGGTCCCAGCGCGGACAAGATGCCCACGGCTCCCTCATTCCCGATGACCGCGGTTGCGACCGTTTGTCCGTTCGGCATGTCCATTATGAACGCGATCGTCCCGCTGAGGGGGAAATAGATCTGTTCAAACCGGTCTCCCGACCGAACCAGCACTGCGTCGCGTTCAAGCGATACTTTCCGGAGGTGGGGAGCGAGCAAATCAAAATCTGCTGCCGGCAACGCAGCTAACAGTCGATTACCTACCCTGGTAGTGGGCTCCATCACGGGAAAGCTCCTTCCCTCGACGGACGCACTGCTCTCTACAGAATATTCCTGGCGCCAACTGCGTAAATAACATACCGCGCCTGAATATCAGAACCCACCGCGTCGGATAAAGTTCCAGTGAGCGGCGGGCGCCCCGCCCGGACAGGCCTAATGTCTCTGTTGGGTCAATCGCGTCGCTTTGACCTTGCGTCGACCACTTCCAGCCTTTCCGGAAAGCGGACAAGTTCGAAGCCGGTGGACGCGTCGTATATGTGTCAGAAGCAGACATTTTGGGCAAACCGCAACACGCGCGGCGCGGGTCAAGGTGGGCAACGGAAGCGGACATCACCGCTTCAAAGGTCGTTCGCGATACGGGACCTACGCGTTTCCTGTGACCAACAAGATCAACCCGAGCACGAAGTTCGTTGATACGCGCAAGATCTGGGAAATAAAGTCCAGGTTAAGTCCGGTTTGCCGCCCCAGCATGGGAAGAATAATCAAAATGCCGACAAGGATCAGCATTCCGAAACGCTCAAGCCGAGCCAGTGGAAGCGCCAGGACATCGGGCAGTAATCCAACGGCAATACGGCCTCCGTCCAATGGGGGTAACGGAAGCATGTTGAAAACGGCAAGGACGACGTTGATGATCAGCGCATTCTTGAGATTGTCGGCCGTCCATTGTCCGGCACCGTTCGGCACATAACCGATAAGGTGAAATGCCAATGCGGCGAGCGTTGCCAGCAATATGTTCGTTGCCGGCCCGGCTGCAGCGACCCAAACCATATCGAGCCGCGGGGTACGCAACGCTCGAAAATTCACGGGCACGGGCTTGGCGTAGCCAAACAGGAAAGGTGCGTGAGACAGCAACAGGATTGCCGGCAGCAAGATGGTTCCGAACGGATCAATGTGCTTGATCGGATTGAGGGTCACGCGACCTAGTTTCGATGCCGTATCGTCCCCGAGGTGACGCGCAACGAACGCGTGGGCTGCCTCGTGGAATGTAATCGCGATGAGAAGCGGGAGAAGCCAGGTCGATATCTGATACATTGTGACGCTAGACAGCAAAGACTTTCTCCCAGATGGCCGGATTCGCTGATGCTGCCAATCGAGCGTCAGGATAGAACACCACGGCTCAACACCAAGAGTGTTGGTTTGCCAGTCCCATTGTCGATAGAAAATGGGAATTTTTGAGTTTCGTCCTCAGATATACAGCATCATGACTATCGGCTCCGTCACCAGCAGCGACCAGCTTCGTTACTTCGGGCGCCATCCTGCTGGTCCGCGCCCCGCGTCTCTATCAGCATCTCGTCGTAAGGCAGCGGCCGCTGTAAACCGGGCGCCTCGTTCCACGGCGCACGCATCTAGATATTATGCGATGCTTCGAAGTTTTGTAAATTGCCATCAAGGGCGACGATGGAGCGCGCTATGCCGGCATGACGCCGATCCTAAAGAAGGCCGGAGTGTTACGGACCCTTAAAATTTTTCCGAATGTCGAAGACCGGTCGCTTAAGGGACCGTAGCGTCGTGGGGGCACATCCGGTTTGATCTCCGGCGGGTACTCGCGTCGCGGATCGCTCCGATGCGCTCCGGCGAGAATTAGAGGCAGAGAATGTTCTCCTCAAACCCAAGCGCATTACGATCGATCGGTCGCAAATGCGTGGCATCAAGACAGCGGTAGCCACGATCCTCAAGGCGCTCGATGACCCGTCTGCCGTCGAGCGGCTCGGGGCGGTGCAGATCGGTGAGGATTTCGCACAGGATCGGAACTTTGCGACCGGCTTTTGCCAGTACGCCTTCCATGCCATCGAACACCGCAGCCTCGAAGCCCTCGACGTCGATCTTGATCAGGCCGACGCGATCGAGGTCGATTTTCCGCTCGCGCACATAATCGTCGAAGGCGATAACCTCGACGGTGATATTTTCCGTGAGCTCGCGGGCGTGGTCGAGGAAACCGGCAGCAAGCGAACTCGACCCGATACTGGTGTTGTAATTGTCGAAGTTCTCCGCGCGTGGCCCGACGACGGCCATCGGCAGGGCGCCGGGCCGCGCGCCGCAGGCCACTTGGTTGGCGATGATCCGATAACCAGGATTGAGTTCGGCGAGCCGTCGGACAAAGGAAAAATATTGCGGCACCGGCTCGAAGGCGTGCACTTCGCCGCTTTGACCCACGAGTGGCAAGGCATAGGCCGACCAGTAGCCGCAATTGGCGCCGATATCGACGAAGGTCTTACCAGCAGCGAGGTAGCGATTGAAGATGCGTTCAAGGAACATCTCGTGGGTGCGGAAGAAATATTTCTTCATTACGAGATGCAAGGACATGTCGATCTCGTACTGCACGCCCCTGAACCACATGGCCGTGAGGCCCGTCGGCGGCGTACTGAACTGCTCGATAGCGCGGCGGCGTACGATATCGGCGAGCTTGAGCGGATCGCTCGACGCATATTTGAGGAGGAAGCGGGCGGTCTTCGGAGAAAGCATGGCTCGGCCTCGTAAGCATGATGTGCTAAGCGCGCGGGCAGCCTGAACCCGTGAGTTGACCAATCTGTGGCATCGTCGTTCGAGAGCCTGCAGCTTAGAGGCTGGTCATCATTCGATATCCGACCGCCGCCACACCCCAATGATTCGTCCAGTTCTTGGGTCATCATCTTCGCGCAGGATTTCGAAGGGCTGTGGAAGGTTAAATGGAGGTGCACACAAGTTTAGGTGGCGCACTTGACCATACTTGATGTCGGTATTTTGTTGCGCATTTGGATAGGTCGTGGCCAATAAATAGCGAATAGAGGACCGCCGAAACTGATTGATGACAATCCAGATGGCTTCGTCGGGAAAGTGGATCATCAAATCGCGCGCAAGCCACGCATCGATTTCTGGAAGACGGTCGCGAAGAACGTCGAGCTCCAGGAACTCGATATTGGGATACTTCCGGCGATTCTCGATGATGAGATCGTGAACAATGTCGGCCCCAATATATTTAAAACTCGATGGCCAATTGACATGTCTCATCCAGTGAAAGTCGCCACATGGCGCGTCAAGCAGCGATCGGATGGAATGGCGGTGCGCAAAATCTTTCAGCTCAGCCCTGACTGACACCGTCCTGTTCAGTTCTGCGCCCCAGCCGCTACGGCTCTCGGAGTTGTTCCACCAGTTTCTTCTGAAAATATTCGTGAAGACCTGTTTCGGGCTATCAGCTCCGAGACTGTCCACCGTCATTTTCTCGTTGATGATTGAGCGCAGCCTATGCGGCGCGTTGTTTCGGATTGCCGCGTAAAGACGTGGCGTGCGTTTCTTGAGTAATAATGCGGTTTTTGTCACTGTTTTTGAAAGACGCATGCCATAATCCCACTCAGCCAAGCGCGCCCGCATGCTGTCGACTTCGTAGCTGCGGGCGACTGTTTAAACGTATCCAGCGCCGTTACCCGTCGCGCATTCGGGATGCCGACAGGAAGACGAAGTAACTGTGCAAGAAACGTTGTCACGTTACTTATCTCGAGCCATTGCACGCCCACATATTGCTATGACACGCGTTCGAAGCTCCCTGAGTGACCGTACTTGAACAGTGCTGTTTGTTCTTAACTTGGCAAAACGACGACGCGCGTATGACTCTTGCTGTCGTCCGGTTATTCTCTGCGGCCGACACTTACGGCAATGCTCAATCAGCGCGCCGGTCCGTTCGTGGAGCGATCGGGGCGCCTGGAGTTTTCGAAGGCTTGTGCGATCGCGTCCCAGAGGGGCTTTCGCTGTAGCCGGTCATCGTAAGGGAGAGGCCGGGGAAGCCGCGTGGTCATCGGGTTTTTCTGTCGCGCTATTCCTCTATAGAACGAATAGTTGTCGGCCAGCTCCCATGTGATAAGTGCCTTGACGGCGGGGTGCCGCAGCGTTGTCTCCAGGAATTGCTGCGCTGTCTTGGCGACAGCTTGGTCGCGGGCCTCGAGGTCATCCGGGAAGGTGTCATCGAGAACATCGAATTCGGTGATGTAGATATCGACGCCAAGACCAGCCAGTGCATGAAGGAATTCGTCGAATCGAGCCGGGTCGTGTGGATATTTCGGCTGCAAATGGCCCTGCAGACCGACCACGTCGATCTTCACGCCGGCATTTTTGAGATCGGCGACCAACTTCAGTAGCCCACGACGAACGGCCAGCCCGAGCTCGTCATCGCGTTCGGTCTGTGCCTCGTTCAATACGAATTTGGTGGTGGGGTCGATCCGCGCGGCGCGTTCGAACGCGCGCCGAATGTATTCGGGGCCGAAGGCGTCGTACCAGGGGCCAACGCGGAAGTCGCCGGGCGCGTGATGCCCAGGCCAGAATGGCTCGTTGACGATGTCCCACGACTGGAACCGTCCCGAATATCGGGCGATGACTTCGTCGATGTAGGAATCGAAAAAGATGCGTCGTTCGCCGACGGTCATGTTTTTTATCCATGGCGGAACCCATTCGTTCCATATGAGGCAATGGCCACGCAGGGGAATTTTGTGCAAATCGCAGAACGCGAGCATCCGGTCGGCGCTTTCAAAATGTTTGGGGCCCGGTTGTGGCGCAACCCTTCCCACCTTCAGCGCGACATCGGTCGTGATAATGTTCGTTTGCGTGACGTAAAGGTCGCGATACGCTGCATCGGTATCGATCACCTCTGCCGCTGCTGCGCCAAATAAATAGCCATTCGCGGCAGCAATCGAGCCAAGACTCGGTGCTGGCGCGCCCGCAGCAATTCGTCCGTTCGCCGCGGCGATACCGGCTGCGGCCATTTGCAAAAGGCGGCGGCGTGAAGTTGCGATCATTTGAGCTGCTCGCGTTCGTGAACGTGCCCACCATCGTTGCGTTGCAATATCGCGATTTTATGGCGATGAACGGCAGCGGCGAGGAGTTGTCGCTTGCGGGAAATCGAGAGCGCTCACCTAAAATTGGATTCGATACCACAGCAGCTTAAGTTATCTTCGGCTATTGTACGTACTCTGCTGGGATATGGCACTCTGCCGAGTGAGTGCGCGCCTACGTGTTGTGGGGGCCTTTGTGGACGCCCGGAAGGCAGCGGCCGTCGGTTCGAGGCCGAACGCGAAGTGGACGGTGTCAAGGCGGACGACGCAGTGAATGAGGAAAGTCATTCAGGCTAGGTGCTGTTATAGCCGGGCGTCGGAGTGCCCGCGTTTCGCCTATGAATGTCCTGCAGTCGCATCGCGAATGGGAACGCAGAACTCATTCTCGGGTTGTTGCAACGTCGGTAACAAGAGAGATCGAAAGTGATTAGATTCGCGGCGGCGACCGCGGCTTTGGCCCTTGATGCGGCGTCATTCGGCCTAGTCCCGCTAGTTGTGAGGCCAGCGGGGTTCGCCGCGTTTTCTAGTTCGAAAAACCTTGTTCATTTGCACGCTATCTTCTACAGCTCCTGCAGAGTGCCAAGCGCCTGGTCTTGATCTACCGATCGATTACGGCCTCGGCGCGCACGCGCCTCTGAACAATGGGCGGGCCAGCGTAACGAAATCGAGCTGGAATGTAACCGCCCCTGTTTAGGGCGTCTCGGCAGCCCGTTCAACTTGGCGCCAGATTCTATATTTCGATCAACATGATCTACCTCAAGTATATGTATGTTGCATGGACGACGATGTGAGCGACGAAGCGGATGTTGAGTTCGATCAGCCAGATGGGCCTCTCAGGCGCGGCTGGACCACGGGTAGCTGCGCAACTGCGGCGACGCGCGCTGCATATGAAACGTTGATTACCGGCGAATGCCCGGACTTTGTCGAAATCGAACTGCCTAGTCGCGCCCGTGTCGGCTTTGCCGTGGCCATGTCCGAACGCCACGATGGCACAGCAACCGCTGGTGTTTTGAAAGATGCCGGCGACGATCCCGACGTCACGCATGGTGCACTGATCAAGGCGACTGTCCGGCACGGAAAGCCTGGATCAGGTGTAGTTTTTGTCGCCGGCCCTGGGGTTGGCACCGTAACAAAACTTGGATTGCCGCTTGCTCCGGGCGAGCCGGCGATCAATCCAGTGCCACGCGAAATGATGCGAACGGCGGTCCGCGAAGTCGTTGCACGCTTTGATGCTTCGGGGGATGTCGTGGTCGAAATCTCGGTCCCGGGCGGCGAGGCGCTGGCCGCAAGGACTCTCAACGGGCGCCTGGGCATTCTCGGCGGCCTCTCGATCTTGGGAACGACGGGAATCGTAGTGCCGTATTCCTGCTCGGCATGGATCCACTCGATTTACCGCGGCATCGACGTCGCACGCGCCAGCGATCTCAAGCACATCGCCGGATCGACAGGGTCGACGTCAGAAGCCGCGGTGCAGAAGCTCTATGGCCTGACCGGCTCAGCGCTGATCGACATGGGCGATTTCGTCGGCGGCATGCTGAAATACGCTAAGCGTCACCCGGTGCCGCGCATCACCATCGCCGGCGGCTTTGCCAAAATGACCAAGCTCGGACAGGGCCTGCTCGACCTGCATTCGCGCGCCGGCAGCGTCGATACGGTCTGGCTGTCGACATTGCTGCGCGACGCCGGCGCGCCGAGCGATCTGGTCGAGCTCAGCCGCGACGCGAACACCGCGCTGTTGGTGCTGCGAGAGGCCGAACGCCGCAGCGTTCCGGTCGGCGAATTCGTAGCCAAGGCGGCATTCAAAACCGCCGCAAAGGTGCTCGACGGATCGCAAATCAAACTAGATGTCGCCGTGTTTGACCGCAACGGCAACATCGTCGGCCGCGCCGGCTAGACCACACCGCCGCGGAAGCGGCGGTGGTAGTCTGCGTCATACAGCGAGCTGTCTCTGAAATCGCTGGCTGCCAGGACCTTGCCGACAAGGATCAGCGCAGTGCGCTCAATGGTGGTTCCGGCGACGGCGGCGGCGATGGTCCCGAGCGTGCCGCGCAAGATCTGTTCATCGGGCCAACTGGCACGAAACACGATCGCCACTGGACAATCGGCGCCATAGGCAGGCAGCAACTCCGCGACGACCTTTTCGATAACGTGGATCGACAGATGGATTGCCAGCGTAGCGCCGGTCGCGCCGAACGCCGCCAGGGTCTCGCCTTCCGGCATGGCGGAAGCGCGGCCGGAGGTGCGGGTGAGTATCAGCGACTGCGCCACTTCAGGAAGGGTCAATTCTTTAGCCAGCGCAGCGGCCGCGGCGGCAAAGGCGGGCACGCCGGGCGTAATGGTGTAAGGAATTCCCAGAGCGTCGAGCCGACGCAGCTGCTCGCCGAGCGCACTCCAGATCGACAGGTCCCCGGAATGCAGCCGTGCCACGTCCTGGCCTTCGACAACGGCTCGGGAGATTTCCGCGATAATGTCGTCGAGCGCTAGACCTGACGTATCCAGGATGCGGGCGCCAGGCGGGCAGTGGTCCAGCAACGCCGTTGGCACCAACGAGCCAGCATAGAGGCAGACCGGGCAGGCCGCGATCAGGTCCCGTCCGCGCAGCGTGATGAGATCGGATGCGCCAGGACCAGCGCCGATGAAATGAACTGTCATGAACCTTCCCCCAGCGCGATAGCACAAGTGACCCTGCCTGCCGCGAGCCGTGCGCCTAACAGCCGGGCATTGCGGCCCGCACCGACCAATGCCGCGGCCTCCGCGATCGCAGCCGTGCCCTTCAGTGCCAGGACCCGCGGAGAGCGCGTTACCAGCAGGTGGTCGACGGCATCGAGCTCCGCCAGGGAGCAGCGGAGCAGCGGTAAAGACATGCCGCGCGCCGCGGCTACGACGCCGGGCTCGTCCGCCTTCGACGTCTCGGTTGCGATCGCTGTAAGCTCCGCCAGTGCCAGTCGGAAGTTGTCCAATGTGGCCTGAATCAACGAAACTATGTCCGCCGAGGACGTTCCACGTCCGCATCCGATGCCGGCCACGATCACGTCTTCCTCACCCGCCATTGCGTGACCGGCATCGCCGGTCGCCATCCATACATGCTGCCGATCCTGTCCGCCCTTGTCACTTGAAGGCGTACAAGCTCGCCACCGTGTTGGTGAAAAAGATTGGCTAGGCGTGACTCGGTTTCCAGCGACACGCCATTGACCACCAGCCGGCCCCTCGGCTTCAGTGCGTCCCATACGGCTTCGAACACGCCCTCATCGCCCATGCCTCCGCCGATGAACACGGCATCGGGGCGGGCAAGCCCGTGCAGCGCTCGCGGTGCCTCGCCCTGCACGATCCGCATATCCGGCACGCCCAGCGCAGCGGCGTTGCGAGCGGCGCGGTCGGCACGGTCGGTATGGGCCTCGATGCCAATTGCGCTCAGGGACGGATGGCGCAGTAGCCATTCGATCGCCACCGAGCCGGCGCCAACCCCGACGTCCCACAGCAACTCGCCATGACGCGGCTCCAGCGCGGACAGGGTCATCGCGCGGATCTCGCGTTTCGTGAGCTGGCCGTCGCTCTCGAAACAGGCATCATCAAGGCCGGGCGCGAAGGAAACAGTCATCGCGCCCGGCTCGCACAGCACCTCTACGGCAATCGTGTTGAGCGGATCGACATTTTCGATATGAAAATGGGCTGCCGTCCCGCTACGCCGCCGTTCGCGTAAGCCGCCCATGGCCTCCAGCACCGTGATGCGGGAATGACCCATGCCGCGCGCGGTCAGTAAGGCAGCAAGTCTGGCCGGCGTGGCGCCATCCCATGACAAAGCCAGTATTCGGGCGCCCGGCTGCAGATATCTGATGATGCCTTCTAGTGCGCGGCCATGCAGCGTTACCAGCGCGACATCCTGGAGCGCCCAGCCTACGCGCGCCGCGGCGAGGCTGTAGGCCGAAGGTTGCGGCAGGCAAACAAACTCGTCGGCTGCCACGATGGTGGCCAGTTGCTTGCCGATGCCAAAATGAAAAGGATCGCCGCTAGCCAGCACGGCGACGGGGCGGCCGCGATGAAGAGCAATCTCCTGCAGGGATGAATCGAGCGGATTCGACCAGGCGAGTTTGCGCCCCCGAACGAGATTGCCGGCCATTTCGAGATGCCGTGTGCCGCCCACGACCAGTTCGGCCGACGAGACCAGGCGGCGCGCTACGGAAGACAGTCCATCAAGACCGTCCTCACCGATGCCGACGATGGACAGCCAAGTCGGCATTGTGCAAGTTGCGGCTTCAGTTTTCATGCGGGGTTTCCCGATGCGTGTTCTCGTTCTCGGCGGCTCCGCCGAATCCTCCGAGTTGTCCCGCCTGCTCGCGGCCGACGACAGGTTTGACGCCACCCTGTCGCTGGCCGGGCGCACCGTAAATCCCAAGGCACAGCCGGTGCCCATGCGCACCGGTGGTTTTGGCGGCGTCGACGGCCTGGTGGCCTGGCTGAAAGCCCACGCGACCGACGCGACGATCGACGCAACCCACCCCTATGCCGCGCGTATCTCGGCCAACGCCGTGGCTGCCTGCCGGCTGCTCGGCATTCCGCTGGCGTCGATCGACCGGCCGATGTGGCAGCAGACCCCCGGCGATAATTGGCTGTGCGTACCCAGCGCCGCCGACGCGGCGGCTACATTGGGCACGACGCCGCGCCGCGTCCTGCTCACGGTCGGGCGGCTCGAGATCGGTGCCTTCGCTGCTTCGCCACAACATCATTATGTCGCCCGCATGGTTGATCCGCCCGGAGACATCGCTCTGCCGCCTGATCTCCGCTTGCTGTTTGCAAGGGGGCCGTTCGACGAGGTGTCGGAGGCCGCCTTGATCGAAAGCGAAGCGATCGACGTGATCGTATCGAAGAATTCCGGCGGCGCCGCAGCCTATGCGAAGGTTGCTGCAGCACGCAAACGTGGGATCCCGGTGGTCATGATCGCACGCCCGCACAAACCGCGCGGCGAGACGCTGCAAAACGCCGCTGCCGCGATCCTCTGGCTTGAGCAGCAGCTGGCCCATCAGGGCCTGCCGCGTTCTGCACGGGGCGTATAGACCCACGGCGAGCGGTTGTCGCGCGTCAGCAGCCGTGTCGCCGACGCGCCGATGATTACCAGTGTGCGCATGTCGACGAGGCTCGTATCGACATCCGTCAGCGACGTGGTGACGACGCGGACATCGGGCATGGCGGCGTTGCGGACAAGCAGCACCACGGTCTCCGGTGATTTTTTCTCCCGCAACAGATCGAACGCGCGCTTGATCTGGTGCGGTCGCGCGGTCGAGGCCGGATTGTAAAGCGCGATCACGAAATCGCCGTCGGCGGCGGCCGACAGGCGCCGCTCGATGGTCTCCCAGGATTTGAGATTGTCCGACAGCGAGATCGCGCAAAAATCGCCGCCGAGAGGCGCGCCGACTTCGGCCGCTGCAGCCAGCATCGCGGTGATGCCCGGTTCGACCCGGACATCGATCTGTCGCCAAGAGGGGTCGCCGGCTTCGATCGCCTCGAACACCGCTGCGGCCATCGCGAACACGCCGGGATCTCCACCAGACACTACCGCGACGTGCCGGCCTTCAGCGGCAAGCATCAGCGCGTGGCGCGCCCGGTCGATCTCGACGCGGTTGCCGGAGCCATGCCGCGTCTGCGCCGCATTGGCCTGGGAAATGCGGTCGAGGTAGACGCTGTAGCCGATCAGGTCGGTCGCACCCGCGATCGCCTCCGCCGCCGACGGGGTCAAATACCTCGCGGATCCCGGGCCAAGTCCGACGACAACGAGGGAGCCGCTCACAGCCGTCGCCCCTGTCCGGGAATTAGAACCATCGAAAAGTAGGGCGCTACGCCTTTGCTGCACTCGGACAGGGGCATGATGCGTTCTTCCAGCATGGTGCCGCGCACCACGTAGATTGCCCGCGACAGCAGTCCGGCCGCAGTGACAGCGCGGCGAATCTTTTCGA is drawn from Nitrobacteraceae bacterium AZCC 2146 and contains these coding sequences:
- a CDS encoding precorrin-6A/cobalt-precorrin-6A reductase (product_source=KO:K05895; cath_funfam=3.40.50.2300; cog=COG2099; ko=KO:K05895; pfam=PF02571; smart=SM01080; superfamily=51735; tigrfam=TIGR00715), which produces MRVLVLGGSAESSELSRLLAADDRFDATLSLAGRTVNPKAQPVPMRTGGFGGVDGLVAWLKAHATDATIDATHPYAARISANAVAACRLLGIPLASIDRPMWQQTPGDNWLCVPSAADAAATLGTTPRRVLLTVGRLEIGAFAASPQHHYVARMVDPPGDIALPPDLRLLFARGPFDEVSEAALIESEAIDVIVSKNSGGAAAYAKVAAARKRGIPVVMIARPHKPRGETLQNAAAAILWLEQQLAHQGLPRSARGV
- a CDS encoding precorrin-3B C17-methyltransferase (product_source=KO:K05934; cath_funfam=3.30.950.10,3.40.1010.10; cog=COG1010; ko=KO:K05934; pfam=PF00590; smart=SM00895; superfamily=53790; tigrfam=TIGR01466) translates to MSGSLVVVGLGPGSARYLTPSAAEAIAGATDLIGYSVYLDRISQANAAQTRHGSGNRVEIDRARHALMLAAEGRHVAVVSGGDPGVFAMAAAVFEAIEAGDPSWRQIDVRVEPGITAMLAAAAEVGAPLGGDFCAISLSDNLKSWETIERRLSAAADGDFVIALYNPASTARPHQIKRAFDLLREKKSPETVVLLVRNAAMPDVRVVTTSLTDVDTSLVDMRTLVIIGASATRLLTRDNRSPWVYTPRAERGRP